A region of Moorena producens PAL-8-15-08-1 DNA encodes the following proteins:
- a CDS encoding polysaccharide deacetylase family protein, giving the protein MQFAPLYPILYQILKPAFPNCLWSGATDSPAIALTFDDGPHPHYTPKLLQVLDRYQVRASFFWLGVCVNQAPSVARDVYQQGHWLGLHGYYHQSFPFLKRDALKQSLLLTQDAIAQACQIHPDKVKDVRPPNGLFTPRTLNILHQWNYRSVMWSVVPEDWKRPGVSIIVERVLKQVQNGSLIVLHDGYYGGQDVVETTAELIPQLLHQGYNFVSINQLWQEN; this is encoded by the coding sequence ATGCAATTTGCTCCGCTATACCCTATTCTGTACCAAATTCTCAAACCTGCCTTTCCCAATTGCCTGTGGTCAGGAGCAACGGATTCACCAGCGATCGCACTGACCTTCGATGATGGACCCCATCCACACTACACTCCCAAGTTACTGCAAGTCTTAGACCGCTACCAAGTCAGAGCCAGTTTTTTCTGGTTGGGCGTTTGCGTAAACCAAGCCCCCAGTGTCGCCAGAGATGTTTACCAACAAGGTCACTGGTTGGGACTCCATGGATATTACCATCAGTCTTTTCCCTTTCTAAAACGCGATGCCCTTAAGCAGAGTTTGCTCCTTACCCAAGACGCGATCGCTCAAGCTTGTCAGATTCACCCAGACAAGGTAAAAGATGTTCGTCCCCCTAACGGATTATTTACGCCCCGAACCTTGAATATACTGCACCAGTGGAACTATAGATCAGTAATGTGGAGTGTTGTCCCAGAAGACTGGAAACGTCCTGGTGTCAGTATAATCGTGGAGCGAGTCCTAAAGCAGGTTCAAAACGGTTCCCTGATCGTCTTACATGATGGTTATTATGGAGGACAAGATGTGGTTGAAACTACGGCTGAGTTAATTCCTCAGCTATTGCACCAAGGTTACAACTTTGTTAGTATTAACCAGCTATGGCAGGAAAATTAG
- the lpxD gene encoding UDP-3-O-(3-hydroxymyristoyl)glucosamine N-acyltransferase: protein MKFSLLIENLGNTASLCHSLNSDTELNPEITGVAPIDKATPGTLSYIEGPKFAHMVEKTQASALILSLDEGLQAKATERGIAWVGTSEPRLLFAHAIACFYQPFQPEPVIHPSAVIDPDAQLGNDVYIGPNVVILAGVKIGNQVCIHPNVVIYPEVDIGDRTVLHANCTIHERSHIGNDCVIHSGAVIGAEGFGFVPTPQGWYKMQQSGYTVLEDGVEVGCNSTIDRPAVGETRIGRNTKLDNLVHIGHGSEVGQNCALAAQVGLSGGVKVGNQVLLAGQVGIANQVNVGDGAIVTAKSGIHKDVEPGSVVSGYPAISNKLWLKISAIYNRLPEMYKILKQLERNLKYKK, encoded by the coding sequence ATGAAATTTAGTCTTTTAATAGAAAACCTGGGTAATACAGCGTCTTTGTGCCATAGCCTGAATAGCGATACAGAGCTTAACCCTGAAATTACCGGAGTTGCTCCCATCGATAAAGCCACCCCAGGCACTCTCAGTTATATTGAGGGACCCAAGTTTGCCCACATGGTAGAAAAAACCCAGGCGAGTGCCTTAATTTTGTCTCTGGATGAAGGATTACAGGCAAAAGCGACAGAAAGAGGTATTGCTTGGGTAGGGACATCTGAACCGAGATTACTATTTGCTCATGCGATCGCATGTTTCTATCAACCTTTTCAACCAGAACCAGTCATCCACCCCAGTGCAGTGATTGACCCAGATGCTCAGTTAGGAAATGATGTCTATATTGGACCCAACGTCGTAATTTTAGCAGGGGTAAAGATTGGCAATCAGGTTTGTATCCATCCTAATGTAGTAATATATCCTGAAGTAGACATAGGCGATCGCACTGTCTTACATGCCAACTGCACTATTCATGAACGGAGCCACATTGGTAACGATTGTGTAATTCATAGTGGTGCAGTCATTGGTGCTGAAGGGTTTGGCTTTGTGCCAACCCCCCAAGGGTGGTATAAAATGCAACAGTCTGGCTACACGGTCTTAGAAGATGGGGTTGAAGTTGGCTGTAACAGCACTATTGACCGTCCAGCGGTTGGGGAAACTCGGATTGGACGCAACACTAAATTAGATAATTTGGTACATATTGGTCACGGCTCGGAGGTGGGACAAAACTGTGCCTTGGCAGCCCAAGTCGGATTATCTGGAGGAGTCAAAGTGGGTAATCAAGTGCTGCTGGCAGGTCAGGTAGGAATTGCGAATCAAGTGAATGTTGGGGATGGAGCAATTGTGACCGCTAAATCTGGAATCCACAAAGATGTAGAACCCGGAAGTGTAGTGTCTGGCTATCCTGCTATTTCCAACAAACTCTGGCTAAAAATATCTGCCATCTACAATCGGCTTCCAGAAATGTATAAAATCTTGAAGCAACTTGAACGAAACCTTAAATATAAAAAATAA
- a CDS encoding DUF4330 domain-containing protein: MAILDSKGRLFGKVSIIDFGAALVILLVVVGIFFFPGDSGSVAQLNSTKPVEVDVIVRGLSLLEPEVLVNQLEETKKTNIVIRKQPYGQVDVKSVKILRRSVLVPQPDGSIKELPDPRPSFYGINMLLTLGGKATITKDGVVLGNSKIKIGTPVELEGRDYNFNASVINVRVN; encoded by the coding sequence ATGGCTATTTTGGATTCTAAAGGACGTTTGTTTGGCAAGGTGAGCATTATCGACTTCGGTGCTGCCTTGGTGATTTTGTTGGTAGTTGTAGGAATTTTCTTCTTTCCTGGTGACTCTGGTTCCGTTGCCCAACTCAATAGCACCAAACCGGTAGAAGTAGATGTTATTGTCCGGGGGTTAAGCTTGCTTGAACCAGAGGTGTTGGTTAATCAGTTGGAGGAGACCAAGAAGACTAATATTGTGATTCGTAAGCAACCCTATGGTCAGGTTGACGTCAAATCCGTCAAAATTCTGCGTAGAAGTGTCCTGGTGCCACAACCAGATGGCTCTATCAAAGAACTACCAGATCCCAGACCTAGCTTTTATGGGATTAATATGTTACTCACCTTAGGTGGTAAAGCAACAATCACCAAAGATGGAGTAGTCCTAGGCAATAGCAAGATTAAAATTGGTACTCCGGTAGAGTTAGAAGGTAGAGATTATAACTTCAACGCCAGTGTGATTAATGTCAGAGTCAATTAA
- a CDS encoding chlorophyll a/b-binding protein produces the protein MSNQESNEAKFGFTSKAENLNGRLAMIGFIAALVTEYITGQGVLHFLGLM, from the coding sequence ATGTCCAATCAAGAGTCTAACGAAGCCAAGTTCGGTTTCACCTCTAAAGCAGAAAACTTAAATGGTCGTCTAGCTATGATCGGTTTCATCGCTGCTTTAGTCACAGAATATATTACTGGTCAAGGTGTACTACACTTTTTGGGCTTAATGTAG
- a CDS encoding tRNA-(ms[2]io[6]A)-hydroxylase yields MSSSGLPLINTLKQPTSQAWIEQALANLDVILLDHSHCERKAAGVALNLMFRYPSYSKLVRQLTVIAREELEHFEQVNQWLERRSIPLGPLSSPPYGAGLKAQIRRKEPERLLDSLLVAGLIEARSHERLGLLATHCCDPSLAKFYRSLMASEARHYGVYWVLADTYFERVLVAQRLDELAVKESELLVTLYPEPRIHS; encoded by the coding sequence GTGTCTTCTTCTGGTCTGCCTTTGATTAATACCCTCAAACAACCTACTAGCCAGGCTTGGATCGAGCAAGCCCTTGCAAACCTTGATGTTATTTTACTTGACCATTCCCATTGTGAACGTAAAGCGGCTGGAGTAGCACTGAATTTAATGTTTCGCTACCCATCCTACAGTAAACTGGTGCGTCAGCTGACAGTCATTGCCCGTGAGGAACTAGAACATTTCGAGCAAGTTAACCAGTGGCTAGAAAGACGTAGCATTCCCTTAGGTCCCCTTTCTTCACCACCCTATGGAGCTGGATTGAAAGCTCAGATTCGCCGAAAGGAACCAGAACGGTTGTTGGATTCTTTACTAGTTGCTGGACTGATCGAGGCTCGTTCTCACGAACGTTTGGGATTACTAGCAACTCACTGTTGTGATCCATCTTTAGCAAAATTTTATCGTAGCTTGATGGCATCTGAGGCTCGTCACTATGGTGTTTACTGGGTACTGGCTGATACCTATTTTGAGCGAGTACTGGTAGCTCAGCGGTTAGATGAGTTAGCAGTTAAAGAAAGTGAGTTGCTGGTTACCCTTTACCCAGAACCAAGAATTCACAGTTAG
- a CDS encoding peroxiredoxin: protein MISRRAFLSSLLASFIVLLAWINFPNPAHALGGKQLPLNKPAPEFTLPTNTGKGQVSLSDYQGHWVVLYFYPKDFTSGCTLEAQRFQQDLPKYIKRNVQILGVSVDDVDSHAEFCDSEGLQFPLLADTDGSVSKAYGSWLGIMSLRHTYIIDPEGILRKIFLGVRPAIHSTEVLASLDELISTPWWVDFPLRIKL, encoded by the coding sequence ATGATCTCTCGTCGCGCATTTCTCAGCAGTCTGTTGGCTAGCTTTATCGTTTTGCTAGCTTGGATAAATTTTCCCAACCCTGCCCATGCTCTCGGTGGCAAACAACTTCCTCTCAATAAACCCGCACCCGAGTTCACCCTACCAACTAATACTGGTAAGGGTCAGGTGTCCCTCTCGGATTATCAAGGTCATTGGGTTGTACTTTATTTCTATCCCAAAGACTTTACTAGTGGTTGCACCTTGGAAGCTCAGCGATTTCAGCAAGATTTGCCCAAATACATAAAGAGAAATGTGCAGATCCTAGGGGTGAGCGTGGATGATGTCGATTCTCACGCCGAGTTTTGTGACTCAGAGGGTTTACAGTTCCCACTTTTAGCTGACACCGATGGCTCTGTCAGCAAGGCTTATGGTTCTTGGTTAGGTATTATGTCCCTACGCCATACCTATATCATTGATCCAGAAGGAATTCTACGGAAAATATTCCTTGGTGTAAGACCAGCAATTCATAGCACCGAAGTACTGGCTAGCCTGGATGAGTTAATTTCTACTCCTTGGTGGGTTGATTTCCCACTAAGGATTAAGCTTTAA
- a CDS encoding M48 family metallopeptidase — translation MFSNILSIYSRYRRHLLYPLISILLSLTLVVGTAQIAQGVPWLELLLRGIQIIQLSNMSDQQEVQIGQQINQQLVGKQFKLYRNREINRYVDQIGQRLAKRSERPNINYTFQVVDDGNINAFATMGGFVYINTGLIAAADNEAQLASVMAHEIGHIVGRHSIQQIKQAAIARGLAEAAGVDSNTMVNLGVELALRRPNSRQHEFEADELGIKNLKQAGYAPIGSVDFMKKLLKQRGFIPGFLSTHPSTADRIDSLEQSIDSNRAYVGDGLNNRAYKNKTRAVVRNQKKAALKRTTGRGGRVLR, via the coding sequence ATGTTCAGCAATATATTATCGATTTACTCCCGTTATCGACGTCATTTGTTGTATCCGTTAATCAGCATCCTTCTATCCCTGACTCTGGTGGTGGGAACAGCCCAGATCGCCCAAGGGGTTCCCTGGTTAGAGCTGCTATTGCGTGGTATTCAGATTATCCAGTTATCTAATATGTCTGATCAACAGGAAGTCCAAATTGGTCAGCAAATTAATCAGCAACTTGTTGGCAAGCAATTTAAGCTCTATCGCAATCGGGAAATTAATCGCTATGTTGATCAAATTGGTCAGCGACTAGCTAAAAGGAGCGAACGCCCAAATATTAACTATACATTTCAGGTGGTTGATGATGGTAATATTAATGCCTTCGCTACCATGGGAGGATTTGTTTATATTAACACGGGTTTAATCGCAGCAGCAGACAATGAAGCTCAACTGGCAAGTGTGATGGCTCATGAGATTGGTCATATTGTAGGTCGTCATAGTATCCAGCAAATTAAGCAAGCCGCGATCGCTAGAGGTTTAGCAGAAGCGGCTGGAGTTGATAGCAACACGATGGTTAATCTGGGTGTGGAATTAGCACTACGTCGTCCCAACAGTCGTCAGCATGAATTTGAAGCTGATGAACTAGGTATCAAGAACTTAAAACAAGCAGGCTATGCTCCGATAGGATCAGTAGACTTTATGAAAAAACTCCTCAAGCAAAGAGGCTTTATTCCAGGGTTTTTGAGTACTCATCCGTCAACAGCAGACCGAATTGATTCCTTGGAGCAGTCTATCGATTCAAATCGTGCCTATGTTGGTGATGGATTAAACAATCGGGCTTACAAAAACAAAACTCGTGCAGTCGTCCGCAACCAGAAAAAAGCTGCCCTCAAAAGGACAACAGGTCGTGGAGGGCGAGTGCTCAGATAA
- a CDS encoding NAD(P)/FAD-dependent oxidoreductase: MTKQPARICILGGGFGGLYTALRLSQLPWEKPQQPEIVLVDQNDRFLFSPLLYELITSELQTWEIAPPYEELLANTGVRFTQAAVAGIDVEQQQVQLQTGAEFQYDRLVLALGGETPLEQVPGVAEYAIPFRTITDAYHLEERLRILEESDTDKIRIAIVGAGYSGVELACHLAERLGERGRLRLIELGDVILRTSTDFNREAARKALNEQKVWIDLETSVESIGPETISLLYKGQVDTIPVDLVLWTVGTRVTPVVRSLPLKQNQRGQLITSQRLQVVDHPEIFALGDLADCQDADNQPVPNTAQSAFQQADYVGWNVWASLTGRPLLPFRYQQLGEMMTLGKDNATLTGLGVKLDGPLAHIVRRLAYLYRMPTIEHQLKVGMNWITQPLTDLLSGT; the protein is encoded by the coding sequence ATGACTAAACAACCAGCCCGAATCTGCATTCTCGGTGGAGGCTTTGGGGGTCTCTATACAGCCCTACGCTTAAGCCAGCTGCCTTGGGAAAAGCCCCAACAACCAGAAATTGTCTTGGTTGATCAAAATGATCGGTTCTTATTTTCACCGCTGTTGTATGAACTGATCACCAGCGAACTACAAACCTGGGAAATTGCTCCACCCTATGAAGAACTGTTAGCAAACACAGGTGTACGGTTTACTCAGGCAGCGGTAGCAGGCATTGATGTAGAACAGCAGCAGGTACAGCTACAGACTGGAGCGGAATTTCAGTATGATCGCCTGGTGTTAGCCCTAGGTGGAGAAACCCCCCTAGAGCAGGTGCCTGGGGTGGCTGAGTATGCTATCCCGTTCCGAACTATTACTGATGCCTATCACCTGGAAGAACGGTTACGGATTTTGGAAGAATCCGATACAGATAAAATCCGGATCGCTATAGTTGGTGCAGGTTACTCTGGTGTGGAACTAGCTTGCCATCTAGCCGAACGGTTGGGAGAGCGCGGAAGGTTGCGGTTGATTGAACTCGGTGATGTGATTCTAAGAACATCAACGGACTTTAACCGGGAAGCAGCACGCAAAGCTTTGAATGAACAGAAGGTCTGGATTGATTTGGAAACCAGTGTTGAGTCCATTGGACCTGAAACCATTTCTCTGTTGTATAAAGGACAGGTGGATACTATTCCGGTAGATTTGGTGCTGTGGACAGTAGGGACAAGAGTGACACCAGTTGTGCGATCGCTTCCGCTCAAACAAAACCAGCGTGGTCAGCTGATCACCAGCCAAAGGTTACAAGTGGTTGACCATCCCGAAATTTTTGCCCTAGGTGATCTAGCCGATTGCCAAGATGCTGATAATCAACCAGTTCCCAATACAGCTCAATCCGCTTTTCAGCAAGCCGATTATGTGGGTTGGAATGTCTGGGCTTCTTTAACTGGGCGTCCCCTGCTGCCCTTCCGTTACCAGCAGTTGGGAGAGATGATGACTTTGGGGAAAGACAATGCAACTCTTACTGGTTTAGGTGTGAAGCTGGATGGTCCTTTAGCCCACATAGTGCGCCGACTTGCCTATCTTTATCGGATGCCAACTATAGAGCACCAACTTAAAGTTGGCATGAACTGGATTACTCAACCATTAACTGATCTGCTGTCTGGAACATAA
- a CDS encoding HAD-IA family hydrolase, which translates to MEKPRVIFLDAVGTLFGVQGSVGAVYSAIANQFGVTVPASALDKAFVKAFASAEPAVFPETDPEEIPQREFEWWWVIASRTFEQVGVLDQFTDFIDFFDELYAHFATGQPWLIYPDVIPALKAWQHIGIELGVVSNFDSRLHLVLKALKLEEFFSSITISTQTGFAKPDPQIFAAALQKHHCSAQEAFHIGDSFQQDYQGAQAAGLRAFLIKRKPMT; encoded by the coding sequence ATGGAAAAACCGCGAGTAATTTTTCTAGATGCTGTCGGTACTCTATTTGGTGTTCAAGGGAGTGTAGGAGCAGTTTATAGTGCGATCGCTAATCAATTTGGGGTTACAGTACCTGCTTCAGCTTTGGACAAAGCCTTTGTCAAAGCCTTCGCCTCAGCAGAACCAGCGGTTTTTCCAGAAACAGATCCTGAAGAAATTCCCCAGCGAGAATTTGAATGGTGGTGGGTGATTGCCTCCCGCACCTTTGAACAAGTTGGTGTACTTGACCAGTTCACCGATTTCATTGATTTTTTTGACGAACTCTATGCCCACTTTGCCACTGGTCAACCTTGGTTAATTTATCCGGATGTTATCCCAGCTCTGAAAGCATGGCAGCATATTGGTATTGAGTTGGGTGTGGTATCAAATTTTGATTCCCGTCTTCATCTTGTCTTAAAAGCCCTAAAATTAGAAGAATTTTTCTCCTCCATCACAATTTCGACCCAAACTGGCTTTGCCAAGCCTGATCCACAGATTTTTGCTGCTGCTTTACAAAAACATCACTGTAGTGCTCAGGAGGCTTTTCATATTGGTGATAGTTTTCAACAAGACTATCAAGGTGCTCAGGCAGCTGGCTTGAGAGCATTTTTGATCAAGCGCAAACCAATGACTTAA
- a CDS encoding metallophosphoesterase family protein encodes MTHRRIVIGDVHGHYNPLMALLDAIAPTSDDTVYFLGDLIDRGPMSSQVVEFVKQNAHPCLLGNHELMLLEIIGNNSVPNSTRQAWLYSGGETTINSYGGKVSQDHLDWIKTLPTYIDLGDTWLVHAGVNPRMTIEEQTVEQFCWIRDEFHSMREPYFLDKLIITGHTMTFTLPGVAPGTIAQGCGWLDIDTGAYHPKSGWMTGLDITNNLVYQVNVFRGYVRQFPLEEAVTKIEPSKICRRQVLSTS; translated from the coding sequence ATGACCCACCGTCGTATTGTTATCGGTGACGTTCATGGTCACTATAATCCTCTTATGGCCTTATTGGATGCGATCGCACCCACTAGTGACGACACCGTTTATTTTCTCGGAGACTTGATTGATCGAGGACCGATGAGTTCTCAGGTTGTGGAATTTGTCAAGCAAAACGCTCACCCCTGTTTATTAGGTAATCATGAGCTGATGTTACTAGAAATTATCGGTAACAATTCAGTACCTAACTCAACACGACAAGCCTGGCTCTATAGTGGTGGTGAAACTACTATCAACAGCTATGGCGGAAAAGTCTCTCAAGATCATCTAGATTGGATAAAAACACTGCCAACCTACATTGATTTAGGAGATACCTGGCTAGTTCATGCCGGGGTTAATCCTCGCATGACCATCGAGGAGCAAACCGTTGAGCAATTTTGTTGGATTCGGGATGAATTTCACAGCATGCGTGAACCTTACTTTCTCGACAAGCTGATCATCACGGGTCACACCATGACTTTTACCTTACCAGGAGTGGCTCCCGGTACCATAGCCCAAGGTTGTGGTTGGCTAGATATAGACACTGGTGCTTATCATCCCAAAAGTGGTTGGATGACGGGTCTAGACATTACCAATAATCTTGTTTATCAAGTTAACGTCTTTCGGGGTTATGTTCGCCAATTCCCCTTGGAAGAAGCCGTGACCAAGATAGAGCCTAGTAAAATATGCCGACGTCAAGTGTTGAGTACCTCTTAA
- the rpoD gene encoding RNA polymerase sigma factor RpoD has protein sequence MTQANELLATIAQPQSDLEVLIEDDVNRDDLVDAQPDEENTKPGKGRSNRRRTQSKKKHYTEDSIRLYLQEIGRIRLLRADEEIELARKIADLLELERVRERLSDELEREPGDREWATEVDMELPAFRYRLHVGRRAKEKMVQSNLRLVVSIAKKYMNRGLSFQDLIQEGSLGLIRAAEKFDHEKGYKFSTYATWWIRQAITRAIADQSRTIRLPVHLYETISRIKKTTKLLSQEMGRKPTEEEIADRMEMTIEKLRFIAKSAQLPISLETPIGKEEDSRLGDFIEADGETPEDQVSKNLLREDLESVLDTLSPRERDVLRLRYGLDDGRMKTLEEIGQIFNVTRERIRQIEAKALRKLRHPNRNSILKEYIR, from the coding sequence ATGACCCAGGCAAATGAATTACTCGCAACAATCGCTCAACCTCAGAGCGATTTAGAAGTCTTGATTGAGGATGACGTGAACCGAGATGATTTGGTGGACGCTCAACCGGATGAGGAGAATACTAAGCCTGGTAAGGGGCGATCTAACCGTCGCCGAACCCAAAGCAAAAAGAAGCACTATACAGAAGATTCAATTCGCCTCTATTTGCAGGAAATTGGCAGGATTCGTCTACTCAGAGCTGATGAAGAAATTGAATTAGCCCGTAAAATTGCTGATTTATTGGAATTAGAACGAGTGCGGGAGCGCTTGTCTGATGAGTTAGAGCGGGAACCTGGAGATCGGGAATGGGCAACAGAGGTCGATATGGAGCTGCCAGCTTTCCGTTACCGCTTACACGTCGGTCGGCGGGCTAAGGAAAAAATGGTGCAGTCTAACCTCCGTTTGGTGGTTTCCATCGCCAAAAAATACATGAATCGAGGACTCTCATTCCAAGACTTGATTCAAGAAGGTTCTCTAGGTTTAATCCGGGCTGCGGAAAAATTTGACCACGAAAAAGGCTACAAGTTTTCCACCTATGCTACCTGGTGGATTCGTCAAGCTATTACTCGTGCTATTGCTGACCAGTCCCGGACTATCCGCTTACCCGTTCACCTTTATGAAACCATCTCGCGGATCAAGAAAACTACTAAACTCCTTTCTCAAGAAATGGGTCGCAAGCCCACAGAAGAGGAAATTGCAGATCGGATGGAAATGACCATCGAGAAGTTGCGATTCATTGCCAAATCAGCTCAACTTCCCATCTCCTTAGAAACACCTATTGGTAAAGAAGAAGACTCTCGCTTGGGAGACTTTATTGAAGCCGATGGTGAAACCCCAGAAGATCAGGTTTCCAAAAATCTACTCCGGGAAGATCTAGAAAGTGTCCTTGATACCCTTAGTCCCCGGGAACGTGACGTACTGCGTCTACGCTATGGATTAGATGATGGACGGATGAAGACTTTGGAAGAAATTGGCCAAATCTTTAACGTGACGCGGGAACGGATTCGACAAATTGAAGCTAAAGCCCTTCGCAAACTACGCCATCCAAATCGCAATAGCATTCTCAAGGAATATATCCGATAG